A section of the Amycolatopsis sp. AA4 genome encodes:
- a CDS encoding low molecular weight protein-tyrosine-phosphatase, with product MPSLVFVCSGNICRSPMAELVFRKKLADAGLAGAVRVSSAGTGPWHVGEAADRRARATLKAHGYPTEHIAAEVSDEDLEADLLLAADESHLSFLQSRVGDPSRVRLLRSFDPSAPEGAEVPDPYYGGDDGFEDVLGMIERSVPGLLDWVREQA from the coding sequence ATGCCGTCCCTGGTGTTCGTGTGCTCCGGAAACATCTGCCGCTCCCCGATGGCGGAGCTGGTCTTCCGCAAGAAGCTCGCCGACGCGGGACTCGCCGGCGCCGTGCGGGTGTCGAGCGCGGGCACCGGACCGTGGCACGTCGGCGAGGCGGCCGACCGGCGGGCGCGGGCCACGTTGAAGGCGCACGGCTACCCCACCGAGCACATCGCGGCCGAGGTCAGCGACGAAGACCTCGAAGCCGACCTGCTGCTCGCCGCCGACGAGAGTCACCTCAGCTTTCTGCAGTCGCGTGTCGGAGACCCTTCGCGGGTGCGGCTGCTGCGTTCGTTCGACCCGTCCGCTCCGGAGGGCGCCGAGGTGCCGGACCCGTATTACGGCGGCGACGACGGCTTCGAGGACGTGCTCGGGATGATCGAACGGAGCGTGCCGGGACTGCTGGACTGGGTCCGCGAGCAGGCGTGA
- a CDS encoding Nif3-like dinuclear metal center hexameric protein, whose product MPALAEIIAVLERSYPPRLAESWDAVGLVCGDPAEDVQRVLFCVDPVEETLAEAEEIGAQLIVAHHPLLLRGVHGVPADTAKGSLVHRMIRGGIALYCAHTNADSADPGVSDALAQAIGLEVDRPLDPHEPGGATGIGRIGHLPEAEPFAQFVQRVANALPATVPGVLGAGDSARLIRTVAVSGGAGDSYLAKATAEGVDAYVTADLRHHPAGEHLASAATVPALVGLTHWASEWPWCGQASALVGAAFAGTVEAHVSTRCTDPWTIRATAQ is encoded by the coding sequence GTGCCTGCATTAGCCGAGATCATCGCCGTCCTCGAACGCAGTTACCCGCCCCGGCTGGCGGAAAGCTGGGACGCCGTCGGGCTCGTCTGCGGAGACCCGGCCGAGGACGTCCAGCGCGTGCTGTTCTGTGTCGACCCGGTCGAGGAGACGCTCGCCGAGGCCGAGGAAATCGGCGCGCAGCTGATCGTCGCGCACCATCCGCTGCTGCTGCGCGGCGTGCACGGCGTTCCGGCGGACACCGCCAAGGGCTCGCTCGTGCACCGCATGATCCGCGGCGGCATCGCGCTCTACTGCGCGCACACCAACGCCGACTCGGCCGACCCCGGCGTGTCCGACGCGCTCGCGCAGGCCATCGGCCTGGAGGTCGACCGGCCGCTCGATCCGCACGAACCAGGCGGCGCCACCGGCATCGGCCGCATTGGGCACTTGCCCGAGGCCGAGCCGTTCGCCCAGTTCGTGCAGCGGGTTGCCAACGCGTTGCCCGCCACCGTGCCCGGCGTGCTCGGCGCCGGCGACTCGGCCCGGCTGATCCGCACCGTCGCGGTTTCCGGCGGAGCGGGGGACTCGTATCTCGCGAAGGCGACTGCCGAGGGCGTCGACGCGTACGTGACCGCGGATCTGCGCCACCATCCCGCCGGCGAACACCTCGCCTCGGCGGCCACCGTGCCCGCGCTGGTCGGCCTGACGCACTGGGCCAGCGAGTGGCCGTGGTGCGGACAGGCCTCGGCCCTTGTCGGCGCGGCCTTTGCGGGTACCGTCGAAGCTCACGTCTCCACGCGGTGCACCGACCCGTGGACCATCCGCGCTACCGCCCAGTAA
- a CDS encoding zinc ribbon domain-containing protein: MKADPAVQRQLLELAKVDAELSRVAHRRRTLPELAEIEAGEKTVREKRDALVSVETATSDLDREIARQEKEVESVRAREDRDRKLMESGSVGAKQMTDIEHELQTLGRRKGALEDDLLELMEQREALGLDAQRTSAEVDKAVQEVQAAQARRDEAFKDLDTTEARRKEDRAKLVPRFPEPLLKLYTRVYEHKGIGAALLRARRCGACQLELDRNTISEIKAAAEDSVVQCDNCGAILVRTLESGL; this comes from the coding sequence GTGAAGGCCGACCCCGCCGTCCAGCGTCAGCTGCTCGAACTCGCGAAGGTGGACGCCGAGCTTTCGCGCGTCGCGCACCGCCGCCGCACTCTGCCCGAGCTCGCCGAGATCGAGGCCGGGGAGAAGACCGTCCGCGAGAAACGCGACGCACTGGTGTCCGTCGAGACCGCGACGTCGGACCTCGACCGGGAGATCGCCCGGCAGGAGAAAGAGGTCGAATCGGTGCGGGCGCGCGAGGACCGCGACCGCAAGCTGATGGAATCCGGGTCGGTCGGCGCCAAGCAGATGACCGACATCGAGCACGAACTGCAGACGCTCGGCCGCCGCAAGGGCGCGCTGGAGGACGACCTGCTGGAGCTGATGGAGCAGCGCGAGGCACTGGGTCTGGACGCGCAGCGCACCAGCGCCGAGGTCGACAAGGCGGTGCAGGAAGTGCAGGCCGCGCAGGCCCGCCGCGACGAGGCGTTCAAGGACCTCGACACCACCGAGGCCCGCCGCAAGGAGGACCGCGCGAAGCTGGTGCCGCGGTTCCCGGAGCCGCTGCTGAAGCTGTACACCCGCGTCTACGAGCACAAGGGCATCGGCGCGGCGCTGCTGCGCGCCCGCCGGTGCGGCGCCTGCCAGCTCGAACTCGACCGCAACACCATCTCCGAGATCAAGGCGGCGGCCGAGGACAGCGTCGTGCAGTGCGACAACTGCGGCGCGATCCTGGTCCGCACGCTGGAGTCGGGCCTGTGA
- a CDS encoding bifunctional RNase H/acid phosphatase, giving the protein MTERAIVEADGGSRGNPGPAGYGAVVKDASTGEVLAERHEYLGVATNNVAEYSGLVAGLAAAAELGVSIVDVRMDSKLVVEQMSGRWKIKHAALQPLAAQAREIAAGFERVSYTWIPRAENSHADRLANVAMDRAGSGATSSAPVSEARPKAKAAEPDRVSPAGWTGARGTPTKLLLLRHGQTEMSVDRRYSGRGDVPLTEHGRGQAAAAAKRLAAMSGLIGEDGEPAPIVSSPLIRTKQTAQAVADALGGRVETHPGLIETDFGEWEGLTFSEAAQRDPELHRCWLSDSSCPPPGGESFDAVHERVGTARRDLIERYDGRTVVVVSHVTPIKTLLRMGLDAGPSLLFRLHLDLASLSIVEFYPDGNASVRLVNDISHLS; this is encoded by the coding sequence GTGACCGAACGGGCGATCGTCGAGGCTGACGGAGGCTCGCGGGGCAACCCCGGCCCGGCGGGCTACGGCGCGGTCGTGAAGGACGCGAGCACCGGCGAGGTGCTCGCCGAACGCCACGAGTACCTCGGCGTGGCCACGAACAACGTCGCGGAGTACTCCGGGCTCGTCGCCGGGCTCGCCGCGGCCGCCGAACTCGGAGTGTCCATTGTGGACGTCCGGATGGATTCGAAGCTCGTGGTGGAGCAGATGTCCGGGCGCTGGAAGATCAAGCACGCCGCGCTGCAGCCGCTCGCCGCGCAGGCGCGGGAGATCGCGGCGGGCTTCGAACGCGTCAGCTACACCTGGATCCCGCGCGCGGAGAACTCGCACGCCGACCGGCTCGCGAACGTCGCGATGGACCGCGCCGGGTCCGGGGCAACCTCGTCGGCCCCGGTCTCCGAGGCGCGGCCGAAGGCCAAGGCCGCCGAGCCGGACCGGGTGTCCCCGGCGGGCTGGACCGGAGCCCGCGGCACGCCGACCAAACTGCTCCTGCTGCGCCATGGCCAGACCGAGATGTCGGTCGACCGCCGCTACTCCGGACGCGGCGACGTCCCGCTCACCGAGCACGGCCGGGGCCAAGCCGCCGCGGCCGCCAAACGGCTGGCCGCGATGTCCGGGCTGATCGGCGAGGACGGCGAACCGGCTCCGATCGTCTCGTCGCCGCTGATCCGCACGAAGCAGACCGCGCAGGCGGTCGCCGACGCGCTCGGCGGCCGGGTCGAGACGCATCCCGGGCTCATCGAGACCGACTTCGGCGAATGGGAGGGCCTCACCTTCTCCGAGGCTGCCCAGCGGGACCCGGAACTGCACCGCTGCTGGCTGAGCGATTCGTCGTGCCCGCCGCCCGGCGGCGAGAGCTTCGACGCGGTCCACGAGCGGGTCGGCACGGCCCGGCGCGACCTGATCGAGCGGTACGACGGGCGCACCGTGGTCGTGGTCAGCCACGTGACGCCGATCAAGACCCTGCTGCGGATGGGTCTCGACGCCGGGCCGTCGCTGCTGTTCCGGCTGCACCTGGACCTGGCGTCGCTGTCGATCGTCGAGTTCTATCCGGACGGCAACGCCTCGGTCCGGTTGGTCAACGACATCTCGCATCTGTCCTGA
- a CDS encoding SLC13 family permease: MNGPLSLLLLAGTLWFAMARPRGLPEAVFAVPAAGVVLALGLTSPHEAGVRVVQMLPTMGFLAAILLVSHLAAAEGVFTWLGAELAEICRGRQPRLLLLTFAAAAIVTAVLSLDATVVLLTPVVLATAAELKLTARPHVYACAHLANSASTLFPVSNLTNLLAFTASGLTFAGFTALMALPWLVTLAVELAAFAWFFRKDLREPVSTRQPEHRRAPVFTLVVLAVMLVGFATGQLVHVEPVWIAALTALVLAAKALAERKIRPWQVVTEASPLLVLFVLALAVVVEAVDEHVLGGLLRTILPTTAGLPELLLAAAVAAVLANVVNNLPATLILLSVLGPHPNQGVLMAVLLGVNIGPNATYLGSLATLLWRRVVVRHGQHPPVGEFLKLGALTTPLSLAAATCALWLAL; encoded by the coding sequence GTGAACGGTCCCCTGTCGCTGCTGCTTCTGGCCGGCACGCTCTGGTTCGCCATGGCGCGGCCGCGCGGCCTCCCGGAAGCTGTCTTCGCGGTCCCCGCCGCCGGTGTCGTCCTCGCGCTGGGCCTGACCTCGCCGCACGAAGCGGGCGTGCGGGTCGTCCAGATGCTGCCGACGATGGGTTTTCTCGCGGCGATCCTGCTGGTCAGCCACCTCGCCGCGGCGGAAGGCGTCTTCACCTGGCTAGGCGCCGAACTCGCCGAAATCTGCCGCGGGCGGCAACCCAGGCTCCTGCTGCTCACCTTCGCCGCGGCCGCGATCGTCACCGCCGTCCTCAGCCTCGACGCGACCGTCGTCCTGCTGACCCCGGTCGTCCTCGCCACCGCAGCAGAACTGAAACTCACCGCGCGCCCGCACGTCTACGCGTGCGCACACCTGGCCAACTCAGCGTCCACGCTCTTCCCCGTATCGAACCTGACGAACCTGCTCGCGTTCACCGCTTCCGGCCTCACCTTCGCCGGTTTCACCGCATTGATGGCGTTGCCCTGGCTGGTCACGCTCGCCGTCGAACTCGCCGCGTTCGCCTGGTTCTTCCGCAAGGACCTCCGCGAACCGGTCAGCACGCGCCAGCCCGAACACCGCCGCGCGCCGGTCTTCACCCTCGTGGTGCTGGCGGTCATGCTGGTCGGCTTCGCGACCGGCCAGCTGGTGCACGTCGAGCCGGTGTGGATCGCCGCGCTGACCGCGCTCGTCCTGGCCGCGAAGGCGTTGGCGGAGCGGAAGATCCGGCCTTGGCAGGTGGTCACCGAGGCGTCCCCGCTGCTGGTCCTCTTCGTGCTCGCCCTGGCAGTGGTGGTCGAGGCGGTGGACGAACACGTCCTCGGCGGCCTGCTCCGCACGATCCTGCCGACGACGGCTGGGCTGCCGGAACTGCTGCTCGCCGCCGCCGTCGCCGCGGTCTTGGCGAACGTCGTCAACAATCTGCCCGCGACGCTGATCCTGCTGTCCGTCCTGGGCCCGCACCCGAACCAGGGCGTGCTGATGGCCGTGCTGCTGGGCGTGAACATCGGCCCGAACGCGACCTACCTCGGCTCCCTGGCGACGCTCCTGTGGCGCCGCGTCGTCGTCCGGCACGGACAGCATCCGCCAGTGGGCGAGTTCCTGAAGCTCGGGGCGCTCACGACGCCGCTGTCCTTGGCAGCGGCGACGTGCGCACTATGGCTGGCGCTCTAA
- the sfnG gene encoding dimethylsulfone monooxygenase SfnG, which produces MTASHPHEPLKFAYWVPNVSGGLVTSDIEQRTDWGYEYNRELAVLAENNGFEYALTQVRYTASYGAAYQHESTGFSLALLLATQRLKVIAAVHPGLWQPGVLAKFVASADVISGGRAAVNVVSGWFKDEFTGLGEPWLEHDERYRRSEEFIRVLKELWTDDHAEFRGDFYRIHDFDIKPKPVAGPGRPHPEVFQGGNSTAARKLAGRVSDWYFSNGKDFAGFREQVDEVRGYAAENDHEVRFGLNGFVIARETEAEAREVLREIVAKANVPAVEGFRSAVKQAGKSTSDTKGMWADSEFADLVQYNDGFRTGLIGTPEQIADRAIEYKKRGANLLLLGFLHYLEDVEHFGREVLPVIREKERVLDRGAGVPEPAGI; this is translated from the coding sequence ATGACCGCATCGCACCCGCACGAACCCCTGAAATTCGCTTACTGGGTCCCGAATGTGAGCGGCGGCCTGGTCACCAGCGACATCGAGCAGCGCACCGATTGGGGCTACGAGTACAACCGCGAACTGGCCGTGCTCGCCGAGAACAACGGCTTCGAATACGCGCTCACCCAGGTCCGCTACACCGCCAGCTACGGGGCCGCCTACCAGCACGAATCCACCGGTTTCAGCCTGGCGCTGCTGCTCGCGACGCAGCGGCTGAAGGTCATCGCGGCCGTCCACCCTGGACTGTGGCAGCCCGGCGTGCTCGCGAAATTCGTCGCCAGCGCGGACGTCATCTCCGGCGGCCGGGCCGCGGTGAACGTCGTCAGCGGCTGGTTCAAGGACGAGTTCACCGGACTCGGCGAACCGTGGCTCGAACACGACGAGCGCTACCGCCGTTCCGAGGAATTCATCCGCGTGCTCAAGGAATTGTGGACCGACGACCACGCCGAGTTCCGCGGCGATTTCTACCGGATCCACGATTTCGACATCAAACCCAAACCGGTCGCCGGCCCCGGACGGCCGCATCCGGAAGTTTTCCAGGGCGGCAACTCCACCGCGGCGCGCAAGCTGGCCGGTCGCGTTTCGGACTGGTATTTCAGCAATGGCAAGGATTTCGCCGGTTTCCGCGAGCAGGTCGACGAGGTGCGCGGGTACGCCGCGGAGAACGACCACGAGGTGCGCTTCGGGCTCAACGGGTTCGTGATCGCCCGCGAGACCGAAGCCGAGGCGCGCGAGGTGCTGCGGGAGATCGTGGCGAAGGCGAACGTGCCCGCCGTCGAAGGATTCCGCTCCGCGGTCAAGCAGGCCGGGAAGTCCACTTCGGACACCAAGGGCATGTGGGCGGATTCGGAGTTCGCGGACCTGGTGCAGTACAACGACGGCTTCCGGACCGGGTTGATCGGGACGCCGGAGCAGATCGCGGACCGGGCGATCGAGTACAAAAAGCGCGGCGCGAACCTGCTGCTGCTCGGGTTTTTGCACTATCTGGAAGACGTCGAGCATTTCGGCCGGGAGGTGCTGCCGGTGATCCGGGAGAAGGAGCGGGTGCTGGACCGCGGAGCGGGAGTGCCGGAACCGGCGGGGATCTGA